A window from Dunckerocampus dactyliophorus isolate RoL2022-P2 chromosome 15, RoL_Ddac_1.1, whole genome shotgun sequence encodes these proteins:
- the LOC129194644 gene encoding protein mono-ADP-ribosyltransferase PARP11-like: MLATRPAEDESHEVEEMDTLEPNWCWFYLAECGVWHMFEIDPSAACSVTSAQIEQCYNRNQRGVMEFYTAKYTYRLDFSVMRQINLTTGKQRPIKRSLHSATGFRFICDNLALPVPCHWERINTDEPYQLIQLGRDTYEFKEVARLYERTMDRPIKSIQRIQNLDLWEFFCRKKTQLRKVKRTLDIEERMLFHGTGHNNIQAICMFNFDWRLTGSNGDVYGKGSYFARDAKYSSKYCHSTGKHNNNLQRHGLAPPIFASEPSYKSMFLARVLVGDYTLGHAFYCRPPSKDTSLTNFYDSCVDDTANPKIYVIFDSNQIYPEYLIEFY; the protein is encoded by the exons ATGCTTGCCACAAGACCAGCCGAAGATGAGTCCCATGAGGTGGAGGAGATGGACACCCTGGAACCCAACTGGTGCTGGTTCTACCTGGCCGAATGTGGGGTGTGGCACATGTTTGAG ATTGACCCCAGCGCCGCCTGCTCGGTGACCAGCGCCCAGATCGAGCAGTGCTACAACCGGAACCAGCGTGGCGTCATGGAGTTCTACACGGCCAAGTACACCTACAGGCTGGACTTCTCAG TCATGCGCCAGATCAACCTCACCACAGGGAAGCAGCGGCCAATCAAACGCTCCCTCCACTCGGCCACCGG CTTCAGGTTTATTTGTGACAACCTGGCCTTACCTGTTCCGTGCCACTGGGAGAGGATCAACACGGACGAGCCCTACCAG CTCATCCAGCTGGGCAGGGACACCTACGAGTTCAAAGAAGTGGCCAGGCTCTACGAGAGGACCATGGATCGTCCCATCAAATCCATCCAGAGGATCCAGAACTTGGACTTGTGGGAGTTCTTCTGCAG GAAGAAAACGCAGCTGAGGAAAGTCAAGCGCACTCTAGACATTGAGGAGCGCATGTTGTTCCACGGCACGGGACACAACAACATACAGGCCATATGCATGTTTAACTTTGATTGGCGGCTCACAGGAAGCAATGGCGACGTGTACGGCAAAG GGAGCTACTTTGCCCGGGATGCCAAATACTCAAGTAAGTACTGTCACAGCACGGGGAAGCACAACAACAATCTGCAGCGGCACGGGCTCGCCCCGCCAATATTCGCCAGCGAGCCGTCCTACAAGAGCATGTTCCTGGCCAGGGTGCTGGTGGGCGACTACACGCTTGGCCACGCCTTCTACTGCAGGCCACCCTCCAAGGACACCAGCCTGACCAACTTTTACGACAGCTGCGTGGACGACACGGCCAACCCCAAGATCTACGTCATCTTCGACAGCAATCAGATCTACCCCGAGTACCTGATCGAGTTCTACTGA